A window from Plasmodium chabaudi chabaudi strain AS genome assembly, chromosome: 11 encodes these proteins:
- a CDS encoding acetyl-CoA synthetase, putative, with amino-acid sequence MNNAEHNGVASKMDSSKIDNIDIDENIFLNSKSFPVNEAYEVDQNKFGGNNQIKDIKEYKRMYEESIKNPELFWGDMAKNNLRWSQLFNKTYIGNFNKGNVSWFVNGKINACDNCVDRWVEKHPNKTAIIWEKDTPNDSKKISYQKLLEKVCKIANLLKMYGVKKQDCVTIYLPMIPELIYSMLACARIGAIHNVVFAGYSTRSLSERIISSGSTILITSDFGLRGGKLTKLKNIADGAMEMTGMIKTCIVFKNKTKINDQNNSILNSKSNNLYNSSNICSQGSSHFLQYYTVGNATHKNNNDPSQNGHDSVLHNDTNDANLSQNNKIDKKGAKEKDIQTLNKLISKNTNLNKKTQNKESGTYKELYSNNDQYRIDGKENKLNENGAQMNGHISYDNNMINHNQVNAFEQLNNYNMHNGQPNCEQNCKSKYDFDENICTLKEGRDINGSLLMKNMRPYCPIEYVDSEDFLCILYTSGSTGKPKGVTHTTAGYLLYAFATSKYIFDIKDDDIFGCVADIGWVTGHTYVVYGPLLNGITTTLFSSIPTYPDCSRYWSLIQTHKITQFYTAPTALRTLMKHGDYYIKNYDLSSCRILGSVGEPINPETWRWYYNVVGKKKCVIVDTYWQTETGGIVIAPIPHLFKMKPGSASLPFFGIQLEILNSKTLEPLNGPNVCGILCIKSSWPGMLRTVYGNHNRLIKTYFEPCPNYYFTGDGAYRDEDGYYWISGRIDDTLNVSGHRLGAAEIEHALVQHSCISESAVVSFSHKVKGEGILCFVVKKIASLSKYPECNNDNNNDELNNRSILSSNGDIVQNHTHENYTDEKLIEELKQYVRKVIGPIATPDIICIVPDLPKTRSGKIIRRILRAIAIGVNDYGDISTVSNYDVIEIIKNKFVESKEKRYSIS; translated from the coding sequence ATGAATAACGCGGAACACAATGGAGTTGCTTCAAAGATGGATTCATcaaaaattgataatattgatatagatgaaaatattttccttaATAGTAAATCATTTCCAGTAAATGAAGCATATGAGGTagatcaaaataaatttggtGGTAACAACCAaattaaagatataaaagaatataaaagaatGTATGAAGAGAGCATAAAAAACCCTGAGTTGTTTTGGGGTGATAtggcaaaaaataatttaaggTGGTCtcaattatttaataagaCGTATATTggcaattttaataaaggAAATGTTAGCTGGTTTGTTAATGGCAAAATAAATGCCTGTGACAATTGTGTTGACAGATGGGTTGAAAAACATCCTAATAAGACTGCCATTATATGGGAAAAAGATACACCAAATgattctaaaaaaataagctatcaaaaattattagaaaaagtttgtaaaattgctaatttattaaaaatgtatggaGTTAAAAAACAAGATTGTGTAACCATTTATTTGCCAATGATACCAGAATTGATATATTCTATGTTAGCATGCGCTAGAATAGGTGCTATACACAATGTTGTTTTTGCTGGATATTCTACTAGGAGTTTATCAGAAAGGATAATCAGTTCAGGATCAACTATTTTAATTACTAGCGATTTTGGCTTAAGGGGTGGTAAATTaaccaaattaaaaaatattgccGATGGGGCAATGGAAATGACTGGAATGATCAAAACATGTAtcgtttttaaaaacaaaacaaaaataaatgatcaGAACAATAGCATATTAAATAgtaaatcaaataatttgtataattcATCTAATATATGCTCTCAAGGAAGTAGCCATTTCTTGCAATATTACACAGTTGGAAATGCaacacataaaaataataatgatccAAGTCAAAATGGGCATGATAGTGTATTACATAATGATACTAATGATGCCAATTTATcccaaaataataaaatcgaTAAAAAGGGTGCTAAGGAAAAAGATATACAAACacttaataaattaatatcaaaaaataccaatctaaataaaaaaactcAAAACAAGGAAAGTGGTACATACAAAGAATTATATAGCAACAATGATCAATATCGAATAGATggaaaggaaaataaattgaatGAAAATGGGGCACAAATGAATGGGCACATTtcatatgataataatatgattaaCCATAATCAAGTAAATGCATTTGAACAgcttaataattataatatgcaCAATGGGCAACCCAATTGTGAGCAAAATTGTAAAAGTAAATATGattttgatgaaaatatatgtacacTAAAAGAAGGTCGAGATATTAATGGCTCattattaatgaaaaatatgagaCCATATTGCCCAATAGAATATGTAGATAGTGAagattttttatgtatattatatacatctGGTTCTACTGGGAAACCGAAAGGAGTGACTCATACTACTGCAGggtatttattatatgcatttgcAACAtccaaatatatttttgatataaaaGATGATGATATTTTTGGTTGTGTTGCTGATATAGGTTGGGTAACAGGCCATACTTATGTAGTATATGGACCATTATTAAATGGAATAACAACCACCTTATTTTCATCTATACCTACCTATCCTGATTGTAGTAGATATTGGAGCTTAATACAAACTCATAAAATAACACAATTTTATACAGCCCCTACTGCACTTAGAACTTTAATGAAGCATGgtgattattatattaaaaattatgatttaTCATCTTGTAGAATATTAGGAAGTGTAGGAGAACCTATAAACCCAGAAACATGGAGATGGTATTATAATGTtgttggaaaaaaaaaatgtgtaatTGTCGATACATATTGGCAAACAGAAACGGGAGGTATTGTTATTGCACCCATACcccatttatttaaaatgaaaCCAGGATCTGCTTCTTTACCATTTTTTGGTATCCAAttagaaatattaaattcaaAAACATTAGAGCCATTAAATGGCCCAAATGTATGTggtatattatgtataaaaagTTCATGGCCAGGTATGTTAAGAACAGTTTATGGAAATCATAATAGATTAATcaaaacatattttgaaCCATGCCCCAATTACTATTTTACTGGAGATGGTGCATATAGAGATGAAGATGGGTATTATTGGATATCAGGAAGGATTGATGATACACTAAATGTATCAGGTCATAGGCTAGGCGCTGCAGAAATTGAACACGCATTAGTTCAACATTCTTGCATTTCTGAATCAGCCGTTGTATCTTTTTCTCATAAAGTTAAAGGGGAAGGTATTCTATGTTTTGtcgttaaaaaaattgcaagTCTTTCAAAATATCCAGAAtgtaataatgataataataatgatgaacTAAATAATCGATCTATATTAAGTTCAAATGGCGATATTGTACAAAATCATACTCATGAAAATTATACCGATGAAAAATTGATAGAAGAATTGAAACAATATGTTAGAAAAGTTATTGGGCCAATTGCTACACCagatataatatgtattgtCCCTGATTTGCCAAAAACAAGAAGtggaaaaattataagaaGAATATTAAGAGCTATAGCAATCGGAGTGAATGATTATGGGGATATATCAACTGTTTCAAATTATGATGTTAttgaaattattaaaaataaatttgtgGAATCTAAGGAAAAACGTTATTCCatatcataa
- a CDS encoding ribonuclease P protein subunit p29, putative, with product MEENVNEINKKLKINNNKVVNYYVNNASLKKKKQHSGNFAHSNKLNNNTKKGNNNYDLNVTSKNDHTPNLMKSSLNYGEYNANFKNNNIGNKTFNHPFIKNGVSLDADWEYQELKKKFDLNEPQKIFLKSSIKDRPETYNSNKKLNNIGLSSNEYTTYNVISEQNSYEHAKKINELWNIYVNELFELTNNNELSLETINEMELNGAYVEIHKSRCSSYIGIKGIIILETQNGFKIITPNNKVLIILKNKTVFIIKIKDKQYYLHGVQLMRDPALKSSKKYKMLQNRVI from the exons ATGGAAGAAAATGTAAAtgaaattaacaaaaagcTAAAAATCAATAACAATAAAGTTGTAAACTACTACGTAAATAATGCTtctctaaaaaaaaaaaaacaacacTCTGGGAATTTTGCACATTCTAATAAGCTCAATaataacacaaaaaaagggaataataattatgatttGAATGTTACTTCAAAAAATGATCACACACcaaatttaatgaaaagCTCATTAAATTATGGAGAGTATAAtgcaaattttaaaaataataatataggaAACAAAACATTTAATCAcccttttataaaaaatggcgTATCTTTGGATGCCGATTGGGAATATCAAGAACTGAAAAAG AAATTCGATTTAAATGAGCCTCAAAAGATATTTCTCAAAAGTAGTATAAAGGATAGACCGGAAACTTATAACAGTAATAAGAAATTAAATAACATTGGTCTATCTTCAAATGAGTATACAACTTATAATGTTATATCAGAACAAAATAGTTATGAGCatgctaaaaaaattaatgaactatggaatatatatgtcaatgagttatttgaattaacaaataataatgaactATCACTCGAAACAATTAATGAAATGGAATTGAATGGGGCATATGTGGAAATTCATAAATCACGATGCTCATCATATATCGGCATTAAAGGAATAATAATTCTGGAAACTCAAAat GgctttaaaataataacaccTAATAACAAAGTGctgataatattaaaaaacaaaaccgtttttataattaaaataaaagataaacaatattatttgcatGGTGTACAACTAATGCGAGATCCTGCATTAAAATCTTCGAAGAAATACAAAATGTTGCAAAACAGagttatttga
- a CDS encoding 6-pyruvoyltetrahydropterin synthase, putative has product MSNDLLKSENNIAELLVESPAFTFHCAHFIAYKGFRETLHGHNYNVSLKVKGHIQSDGYVVDFSILKKIVKNICNTIDHRFIIPTKSDVLKIEKINNNFQLTCEDNSVYSFPQNDCVEIPIKHSSTEEIGHYILSKIIDEIGMDFLKSRSVNYIEISVSESQTQKAMVCRYI; this is encoded by the coding sequence ATGAGCAACGATTTATTAAAgtcagaaaataatatagcaGAACTTTTAGTTGAATCACCAGCATTTACATTTCATTGTGCCCATTTTATTGCTTATAAAGGATTCAGAGAAACATTACATGgtcataattataatgtTTCGTTAAAAGTGAAAGGGCATATACAAAGTGATGGATATGTTGTagatttttctatattaaaaaagattGTTAAAAACATTTGCAATACAATAGACCATCGTTTTATTATACCCACTAAAAGTGACGTTCTAAAAATcgagaaaataaataataattttcagCTTACATGTGAAGATAATTCTGTATATTCATTTCCACAAAATGATTGTGTTGAAATTCCAATAAAACATTCATCGACTGAAGAAATAGGCCATTACATTCTTAGCAAAATAATAGATGAAATAGGCATGGATTTCCTTAAAAGTCGATCAGTTAATTATATAGAGATAAGTGTAAGCGAATCGCAAACCCAAAAAGCGATGGTTTGCAGGTATATATAA